A genomic region of Colletotrichum destructivum chromosome 5, complete sequence contains the following coding sequences:
- a CDS encoding Putative peptidase M43, pregnancy-associated plasma-A → MLLKSVVFATLAAAGVPRSIPERNQTPDRCGTTQVSKSFVKTVSDLKPLESAMKLGARSSSNSSSNSLSTIDVKVHFHTVSSEAKRDYISDQALDKQFALLRDVYANYDINIQRDETVASRTVDDFLATGSWPLTTQQVAAKKDFLTRTRKGGYDAINLYFYTDMLEDFWGSCTLPRDNVTRTFDDVNFREDGCGINADSLPDGPFERVGLGYTVIHEVGHWFGLLHVFQGYTCEGSGDLVDDTPAAQVDTTGCPIGKDSCPDVPGLDPIHNYMDYSYDSCYNEFTEGQKLRMHSMWETLRLSAKVIS, encoded by the exons ATGCTCTTAAAATCCGTTGTCTTTGCCACGCTGGCTGCAGCCGGAGTGCCGCGTTCGATTCCTGAGCGGAATCAGACACCAGATCGGTGCGGTACGACACAAGTGTCGAAGAGTTTCGTGAAGACAGTCTCTGATCTCAAGCCCCTGGAATCCGCCATGAAGTTGGGTgcccgcagcagcagcaatagcTCAAGCAACAGCCTTTCCACGATCGACGTCAAGGTGCATTTCCACACGGTCAGCTCGGAGGCCAAGCGCGACTACATCTCGGACCAGGCACTCGACAAGCAGTTTGCGCTACTCCGCGACGTATACGCAAACTACGATATCAACATTCAACGGGATGAGACGGTTGCCTCCCGGACAGTCGACGACTTTCTCGCCACTGGGAGCTGGCCACTCACCACCCAGCAGGTTGCCGCGAAGAAAGACTTTCTGACCAGGACCCGAAAAGGAGGCTACGATGCAATTAACCTCTACTTTT ATACCGACATGCTTGAGGACTTCTGGGGATCGTGCACACTGCCACGGGACAACGTGACTCGCACTTTTGATGATGTCAACTTCCGCGAGGATGGCTGTGGGATCAACGCCGACAGTCTTCCCGACGGTCCATTCGAGCGGGTCGGCCTTGGGTACACCGTGATCCATGAGGTGGGACACTGGTTCGGTCTCCTGCACGTCTTTCAAGGCTACACTTGTGAGGGTAGCGGcgaccttgtcgacgatACACCTGCCGCTCAGGTTGATACGACAGGATGTCCTATAGGCAAGGACTCCTGTCCCGATGTCCCTGGCTTAGACCCTATTCATAATTACATGGACTACTCTTATGACTCTTG CTACAACGAGTTCACCGAGGGTCAGAAACTGCGCATGCATAGCATGTGGGAAACACTGCGACTTTCAGCAAAGGTCATCTCTTAA